The Fusarium fujikuroi IMI 58289 draft genome, chromosome FFUJ_chr05 DNA segment ATTGTTCTTAAGTCGATCAACTATTCATCATGGAGTTGCAGGGCCAGAGCCTCATCTTGACCGTCAGTGTCTTGACATCGTTGGGCTTTATGCTCATCGGTTATGACAATGGCCTCATGGGAGGTCTTGTCAACACTACGGCTTTCAAAGACACTTTTGATAGTCCCGATTCTGATATGATCGGCGTTATTGTCGCCATCTACGAGAGTAAGTTCCACTTCGCCAATGCACTATGTTGGTCACTGACAGTTACTAGTCGGATGTTTCTTTGGtgctgtcttctcttctatcTGGGGTGAGAAGCTCGGTCGTCGACGCTCTGTTTTCGTCGGTTGCGTGTTCTTGACCATCGGCGCCGTTCTCCAAGCCGCTTCTTATACACGAGCTATGATGATCGTTGGTCGTATCGTCGCGGGCGTTGGCATGGGTACTGTCAACTCTACTGTTCCTGTCATGCAGGCTGAGTTTAGTCCCAAGTCAAGTCGTGGTATCTGTACGTCTGGTCCCTGACCATGAGAAATCACCCCCTAATATCATATAGTTGTCTGCGCTCAGCTTTCGACTCTCAACTTCGGTATCTTCCTCGTTTACTGGATCGATTATGCCCTATCATCCCACACCGGCAGCTATGCTTGGCGTGTTCCTGTCATTCTTCAGTGTGTTCCGATCCTGGCTATAATGGGTCTCCTGTTTGTTATTCCCGAAACACCACGTTGGTTGGCAGCACACGACAGACCTGAGGAGTGCCTTCAAGTCCTTGCTCGAATCCAGGGCACTTCTACTGATGATCCTCAAGTTCAGGTTCTTCATAGTGTCATCACCCAGACTGTTGCCTACGAGACATCTATCGATGCAGGTTCCTGGAAGGATCTTCTCAAGGAAGATAGCATCAAGTCTCGAAAGCGACTTATTTTGAGCATTTTCCTTCAGAGTGCCCAGCAGCTTGGGGGGATCAACGCCATCATTTGTATGTTTAGGCCTTTCTTTATCATGTTAATGAGCTATGCTGATCATCTGTAGACTACTCAAGCACCctctttgagaagagtgTCGGTTTCTCTGCTCACATGTCAGCCCTCATGTCAGGTTTCCTCCAGACCTGGTTCTTTGTTGCCTCTTTCATTCCTTGGGTCTTGATTGATCGCCTTGGACGAAGACCTCTTGTAAGTATAGTGAAATACTCTCCTTATACACTAAGCTAACTTGATAAAGCTCCTATCCATGATCAGTGTCATGGCTGCTACTATGGCTGTCCAGGCAGGTTTGATCTACCAGGTCGAGAACAACACTTCTACAGCACACGCCGCGGGTattgcagctgcagctatGCTGTTTGTCTTCCAGGGTGCCTTTACCATTGGTTTCCAGGCCACAGTCTGGGTCTATCCGTAAGTAATGCTCATACCAAGCTTTATGTTTCAATACTAACAGGTTACAGCTCTGAGATCCTTCCTCTTCGCCTCAGACAGCGTGGCTCTTCTATCTCTACCGCTGCTAACTGGATCTTCAACTACGTATGCCACCCCTTTCTCCAACACATAGTTCTGCTAACTCTTTTCCAGATGATTGTTCAAATCACTCCTATCTCCATTGATAACATTGGCTGGAGGACATACATCATCTTCGCAGTCCTGAACAGTCTCTGGGTTCctatcatcttcctcttcttccctgaAACCAAAGGTCTCGAgttggaggatgttgaccaCCTCTTTGGTGGAGAGGACATTATCAGCcaggttgatgagaagaccaatgctgctgttgttatGATGGAGACTGTTGGAAACAAGACTGCTGCTTAATCTACTCAGAATTACTACTGAGAGTTGAGAGTTGAGGATATACTATTCATGAGTTGTAAAATAGTCTTGAAGATTTAGTTGACGGCTCCAGAGAGGATAAACGAGCGAATAGTAATCAATGTCATTGATACATCTTTAACGATGTCATTGGAAAGTTACATGAATATCACTTACTGCCAAATAATGCTTGATTGGGTGATTCTATCGTTCATATGCACAGAGTTTACGTATTCTGGCTGCGTGGCTTCGGCATTTGAGCCACCCGCTGCAGACATTTCCACATTGGGAACGGAATTAAGTTCAGCATTAGCCGCTGAGGGGTAACGGCACGTAACTCAGCTCAACCTCCAAATTCCAGAGCCCGATGCCCCAATATTTGTTGTGTTAtgccatcctcttcttcatatccCGCTTGTCTAGCTACCCCGGCACTTCAACCTCGGCATACAACCCTCACTACCACTCGGCACGATGTCATTCAAGATTTACAACGAAGGTGCCAGTGCTATCTttgatgcttcttcaacagtcGAGGTGATCCACGAGAATGACCAGTATCCCTTCGCCCACGAGGCTGGCGTCTTCATTCCAGAAGAAAATGCCCTGTTCATCACGAGCAACCAATTCCCAGACCCTACGACCGGCCAGAAGACGATCCAAATAAGCAAAGTCCAACTTTCCCCCGATGGGAAGTTCATTGGCTGCGAAGAAGTTAACGCGCCTGATGTTATCATGGCCAATGGTGGTGTGAATTACAACGGCGGCGTGCTATTCTGCTCGCAAGGATCCCTGACTACACCAGGTGGTCTTGTATTTATGCAGCCTATCGCACCTTACAGATGCGCAGCGATTGTTACATCGTTCTACGGGCGAGACTTCAATTCTCTGAATGACGTGGTTGTTCATTCTGATGGCTCCATATGGTTCACAGATCCAATTTATGGATACGAGCAGGGTATAAGGCCAGCCCCCCAGCTACGAAACCAGGTCTATCGATATGATCCCAAAGACGAGTCAATTCGAGTTGTTGCAGATGGATTTGGCAGACCAAACGGTATCTCATTCAGTCCTGATGAGAAGGTCGTCTACATCACTGATACGGACTGGATTCACGGCGATGGAACTACCGATGACACCAGAGCGAGGACCATGTAAGTCGCCCGACGTCAAAGTATCACCGAGACAACCTACTAATAATCCATAGATATGCTTTTGACTTATCAACCATCTCAGGCGAACCATTCCTCACAAACAAAAGAGTGTTCGCCATGGCAGACACCGGAATCCCTGACGGCATCAAAATGGATACGAAGGGCAACGTTTACAGTGGCTGTGGCGATGGCGTAAATGTCTGGTCACCAGGTGGTGTCTTACTTGGTAAGATCCTTATTTCTGGAGGTGTTGCGAACTTTTGTTTTGGTAGAAACGGGGAGTTGTTTATGCTGAACGAGCACAAGATTTGGAGAGCTCAGCTAGCCAGCGGTGTCAAGGGAGCGCTGCTCGGCAT contains these protein-coding regions:
- a CDS encoding related to lactonohydrolase; its protein translation is MSFKIYNEGASAIFDASSTVEVIHENDQYPFAHEAGVFIPEENALFITSNQFPDPTTGQKTIQISKVQLSPDGKFIGCEEVNAPDVIMANGGVNYNGGVLFCSQGSLTTPGGLVFMQPIAPYRCAAIVTSFYGRDFNSLNDVVVHSDGSIWFTDPIYGYEQGIRPAPQLRNQVYRYDPKDESIRVVADGFGRPNGISFSPDEKVVYITDTDWIHGDGTTDDTRARTIYAFDLSTISGEPFLTNKRVFAMADTGIPDGIKMDTKGNVYSGCGDGVNVWSPGGVLLGKILISGGVANFCFGRNGELFMLNEHKIWRAQLASGVKGALLGI
- a CDS encoding related to sugar transporter yields the protein MELQGQSLILTVSVLTSLGFMLIGYDNGLMGGLVNTTAFKDTFDSPDSDMIGVIVAIYEIGCFFGAVFSSIWGEKLGRRRSVFVGCVFLTIGAVLQAASYTRAMMIVGRIVAGVGMGTVNSTVPVMQAEFSPKSSRGIFVCAQLSTLNFGIFLVYWIDYALSSHTGSYAWRVPVILQCVPILAIMGLLFVIPETPRWLAAHDRPEECLQVLARIQGTSTDDPQVQVLHSVITQTVAYETSIDAGSWKDLLKEDSIKSRKRLILSIFLQSAQQLGGINAIIYYSSTLFEKSVGFSAHMSALMSGFLQTWFFVASFIPWVLIDRLGRRPLLLSMISVMAATMAVQAGLIYQVENNTSTAHAAGIAAAAMLFVFQGAFTIGFQATVWVYPSEILPLRLRQRGSSISTAANWIFNYMIVQITPISIDNIGWRTYIIFAVLNSLWVPIIFLFFPETKGLELEDVDHLFGGEDIISQVDEKTNAAVVMMETVGNKTAA